One genomic segment of Clostridium saccharoperbutylacetonicum N1-4(HMT) includes these proteins:
- a CDS encoding SulP family inorganic anion transporter, which translates to MMPKFFSMIKNGEITKEQVMKDIIAGVIVAIIAIPLSIALGISSGVSPEKGLITAIFAGFIISFLGGSRVQIGGPTGAFVVIIYSIIQEYGLNGLITATIMAGIIMIIMGLLKFGSLIKYIPQTITIGFTAGIAVTLMSTQVKDFLGLKIDNVPAEFFAKWNSYFSNMGTLNIYSLAIGIISVIIIIVWPKINKTIPGSMIALILATLAVKLLDFPVDTIGSRFQDISSTISAPVLPQLSMSVINKLFSPAMTIAILAALESLLSAVVADGMIGDTHDSNMELVAQGIANITSGLFGGIPATGAIARTAANVRTGGRSPIAGMVHAITLLITMLILMPLAKMVPMTVLAAILAVVSYNMSQWRAFKGLLKAPKSDVIVLLVTFIGTVIFDLVVAIGIGMVMTAFLFMKRISDTTQIRDLVEEKVFDEETTAILEKTDGRIRVYQVNGPMFFGVAQEFICKIKEIEASVGVVILDMRHTHAIDASAIDALTRLLKHCDANNIKLCLTHVQEQPMKVLHRMGFAVQLGVSHIYETKTEAIEKAYDYLEQLEA; encoded by the coding sequence ATGATGCCTAAGTTCTTTTCTATGATTAAGAACGGGGAAATTACTAAAGAACAAGTTATGAAGGATATTATTGCAGGTGTTATTGTAGCTATAATAGCAATACCATTATCAATAGCACTTGGAATATCTTCTGGTGTATCACCAGAAAAAGGACTCATAACTGCTATTTTCGCGGGATTTATTATTTCATTTTTGGGAGGAAGTAGAGTTCAAATAGGAGGACCTACAGGAGCCTTTGTTGTTATAATTTATTCTATAATTCAGGAATATGGATTAAATGGACTCATCACCGCGACAATAATGGCTGGAATTATAATGATAATAATGGGATTATTAAAGTTTGGTTCGCTGATTAAGTATATACCTCAAACAATAACTATAGGATTTACAGCAGGTATAGCTGTAACATTAATGTCAACACAAGTTAAAGATTTTTTAGGTTTAAAAATTGATAATGTACCAGCAGAGTTTTTTGCAAAATGGAACAGTTATTTTTCTAATATGGGAACACTAAATATATATTCTCTAGCAATTGGAATAATTTCTGTTATTATAATAATTGTTTGGCCTAAGATTAATAAAACTATACCAGGATCTATGATTGCATTAATTTTAGCAACTCTTGCTGTAAAGCTGTTAGATTTCCCAGTAGATACAATAGGAAGCAGATTTCAAGATATTTCATCAACAATATCAGCGCCTGTGTTGCCACAGCTTAGCATGAGTGTAATAAATAAATTATTCAGTCCTGCCATGACAATTGCTATTTTAGCTGCTTTAGAATCATTGCTGTCAGCAGTAGTAGCAGACGGAATGATTGGAGATACTCATGATTCTAATATGGAACTTGTGGCGCAAGGGATAGCTAATATTACATCAGGATTATTTGGCGGAATACCTGCTACAGGTGCTATAGCAAGAACTGCTGCTAACGTAAGAACAGGAGGAAGAAGTCCTATAGCAGGAATGGTACATGCTATAACATTATTAATTACTATGTTAATTTTAATGCCTCTTGCTAAAATGGTACCAATGACTGTGCTTGCTGCAATATTAGCAGTTGTATCATATAATATGTCACAATGGAGAGCTTTTAAAGGCTTATTAAAAGCACCTAAAAGTGATGTTATTGTATTATTAGTTACATTTATAGGAACTGTTATATTTGATTTAGTAGTTGCTATAGGTATTGGAATGGTCATGACAGCATTTTTATTTATGAAGAGAATATCAGATACTACACAAATCAGAGATTTAGTAGAGGAAAAAGTTTTTGATGAAGAAACAACTGCAATATTAGAAAAAACAGATGGAAGAATACGAGTATATCAAGTAAATGGTCCAATGTTTTTTGGAGTTGCACAAGAATTTATTTGTAAGATAAAAGAAATTGAAGCTTCTGTTGGGGTTGTAATTTTGGATATGAGACATACCCATGCGATAGATGCTTCTGCAATAGATGCATTAACCAGATTACTTAAACATTGTGATGCGAATAATATAAAGCTTTGTTTAACCCACGTACAAGAGCAGCCAATGAAGGTATTACATCGAATGGGCTTTGCAGTTCAACTTGGAGTAAGTCATATATATGAAACTAAAACAGAGG
- the dapA gene encoding 4-hydroxy-tetrahydrodipicolinate synthase, with amino-acid sequence MKIEGVLVPLITPFKDGQVDLKSYKRMIDHYIEEGVTGIMPLATTGECPTILPNEYDEVLTKTLEYCNNRVPIYVGLGGNNTSEVVSKLKVVEKHKVNGILSVAPYYSRPNQRGIYEHFKCISEATDLDIILYNIPYRTGTNIENETVERLAELKNIVAIKDCSGNIKQTIELLLNPPKDFSILTGEDALFYTTLTMGGQGGIMSSAHLKTKEFIEVYNLIRANNHQEALEKWKSLQNMIPLLFAEPNPTPVKYCLKKLGLIDSDEVRLPLVNITDELKIKLDNVINS; translated from the coding sequence ATGAAAATTGAAGGCGTACTAGTGCCACTAATAACACCATTTAAAGATGGACAAGTAGATTTGAAATCTTATAAAAGGATGATTGATCACTATATTGAAGAAGGTGTAACAGGAATTATGCCATTGGCAACAACAGGTGAATGTCCTACAATTCTACCAAATGAATATGATGAAGTTTTAACTAAAACTCTAGAGTATTGTAATAATAGAGTACCAATATATGTTGGATTGGGAGGAAACAATACTAGTGAGGTAGTAAGTAAATTAAAAGTGGTGGAAAAGCACAAAGTTAATGGTATATTATCTGTAGCTCCATATTATTCAAGACCTAATCAGAGAGGAATTTACGAACATTTTAAATGTATATCTGAAGCAACTGATTTAGATATAATACTATATAATATACCTTACAGGACTGGAACTAATATTGAAAATGAAACTGTAGAAAGGCTGGCAGAACTTAAAAATATAGTTGCAATAAAAGATTGTTCAGGAAATATAAAACAAACAATTGAATTATTATTAAATCCACCAAAGGATTTTTCTATATTAACAGGCGAAGATGCACTTTTTTATACAACACTTACAATGGGAGGACAAGGTGGAATCATGTCTTCTGCTCATTTAAAGACTAAAGAATTTATTGAAGTGTACAATTTGATTAGAGCGAATAATCATCAAGAAGCACTGGAAAAGTGGAAATCATTACAGAATATGATTCCTCTATTATTTGCAGAACCTAATCCAACACCAGTGAAATATTGTTTGAAAAAGTTAGGTCTTATAGATTCAGATGAAGTTAGGCTTCCATTAGTAAATATTACTGATGAATTAAAAATTAAATTAGATAATGTTATAAATAGTTAA